A region of Diospyros lotus cultivar Yz01 chromosome 3, ASM1463336v1, whole genome shotgun sequence DNA encodes the following proteins:
- the LOC127796361 gene encoding uncharacterized protein LOC127796361: MAAAAMPHRLHFLAGAGPAFSRFSKPHLRPSSARMSLREDGPSLAVVGVTGAVGQEFLSVLSDRSFPYRSIKLLASKRSAGKHLTFEDKDYVVEELTPDSFRGVEVALFSAGGSISKQFGPIAVDCGSVVVDNSSAFRMDEGVPLVIPEVNPEAMAHIKLGSGKGALIANPNCSTIICLMAATPLHRRAKVLRMVVSTYQAASGAGAAAMEELEQQTREVLEGKEPTCKIFKQQYAFNLFSHNAPIMSNGYNEEEMKLVKETRKIWNEINVKVTATCIRVPVMRAHAESVNLQFEKPLDEETAKDILSNAPGVVVIDDRAANHFPTPLEVSNKDDVAVGRIRRDVSQDGNYGLDIFVCGDQIRKGAALNAVQIAEMLL; the protein is encoded by the exons ATGGCGGCCGCTGCAATGCCTCACCGTCTCCACTTCCTCGCCGGCGCCGGCCCCGCCTTCTCTCGCTTCTCCAAACCCCACCTCCGCCCTTCCTCTGCCCGCATGTCCCTCAGGGAAGACGGCCCTTCGCTCGCTGTGGTCGGCGTTACCGGCGCCGTCGGCCAAGAATTCCTCTCCGTCCTTTCCGATCGCTCCTTCCCTTACCGCTCCATCAAATTGCTCGCATCCAAACGCTCCGCCGGTAAGCACCTCACATTCGAGGACAAGGACTACGTTGTCGAAGAGCTCACCCCGGACAGCTTCCGTGGCGTCGAAGTTGCTCTCTTCAGTGCAGGTGGTTCCATCAGCAAGCAGTTTGGGCCGATCGCGGTCGATTGCGGCTCTGTTGTCGTTGACAACAGTTCGGCATTTCGGATGGACGAGGGGGTGCCGCTTGTCATTCCCGAAGTCAATCCGGAGGCTATGGCGCATATCAAGCTTGGGTCTGGAAAGGGGGCTCTAATAGCGAACCCTAACTGCTCGACTATCATATGCTTGATGGCCGCCACGCCCCTTCATCGCCGTGCCAAG GTGTTGCGTATGGTTGTAAGTACGTACCAAGCAGCTAGTGGTGCTGGTGCTGCTGCGATGGAAGAGCTTGAACAGCAGACTCGTGAG GTCCTGGAAGGAAAGGAGCCAacttgtaaaatttttaaacaacag TATGCTTTTAATCTCTTCTCCCACAATGCACCTATCATGTCAAACGGCTACAATGAAGAGGAAATGAAGTTAGTAAAGGAGACAAGGAAAATATGG AATGAAATCAATGTCAAAGTAACAGCCACATGCATAAGAGTCCCAGTTATGCGTGCACATGCTGAAAGTGTGAACCTCCAATTTGAGAAGCCTCTTGATGAG GAGACAGCAAAAGATATTCTGAGTAATGCTCCTGGCGTAGTGGTTATTGATGACCGGGCTGCCAATCACTTCCCTACCCCTCTTGAAGTCTCAAACAAAGATGATGTTGCAGTTGGTAGGATTCGGCGTGATGTGTCCCAAGATGGAAACTATGG GTTGGATATCTTTGTTTGTGGTGATCAAATACGCAAGGGAGCTGCTCTTAATGCTGTTCAGATTGCAGAGATGTTGCTATAG
- the LOC127798135 gene encoding MACPF domain-containing protein At1g14780 — protein MAVGGHRIIVEKVLGSLGKGFDITSDFRLKYCKGQERLVVLDDTARRDLALPGFGVFEDVSLDIKCDKGDRIRYQSDILSFNQMSEFFNQKCSVGGKIPSGLFNSMFGFRSGSWAEDAANTKFLGLHGYFIVLFSLHLQRSPLLLSDQVRDAVPSSWDPPALARFIEKYGTHVIVGLSIGGEDVVVVRQESCSNLEPSQLKNHLDELGEQLFTGTCTFSPHPHNKTKDQKLKPPEAFNVFDPQPVSFNSFSAVSSKDGISVICWKRGGDTSADSHCEWLPTVASMPDAIHFSFIPITSLLKGVPGKGFLSHAINLYMRYKPPLVDLEYFLDFQGHKIWAPIHNDLPLGPLAINKAIRTPALQFNLMGPKLLVNTSQVTSGRRPVTGMRFYLEGMKCNRLAIHLQHLSNTPMMFQSKIDDAVSNWRGSEEVGDHRYIEAVQWKKFSHVCTAPVKYDPNWAPKNGQISTAAYIVTGAQLHVKKHDSKTVLHLRLLFSKISDFCVVQSTWVESPSQQHNSQRSSGLFSALSSSMTGSHKEKEKKPAVVVDSGVYPTGPPVPVPVSNQKLLKFVDLAQLCRGPLDGPGHWVVTGARLDLERGKICVHVKFSLINKC, from the exons ATGGCCGTGGGTGGACATAGAATCATCGTGGAGAAAGTCCTCGGCAGCCTGGGCAAGGGGTTCGATATAACCTCCGATTTCCGTCTCAAGTACTGCAAAGGCCAAGAAAGGTTGGTTGTGCTCGATGACACCGCCAGAAGAGACCTCGCCCTGCCTGGCTTCGGCGTCTTCGAGGACGTCTCCCTCGATATCAAATGTGACAAAGGCGATCGCATCCGCTACCAATCCGATATCCTCAGCTTCAACCag ATGTCGGAGTTCTTCAACCAGAAGTGCTCGGTGGGAGGGAAAATTCCGTCGGGGCTGTTCAATTCGATGTTCGGATTCAGAAGCGGATCCTGGGCGGAGGATGCGGCCAACACCAAGTTCTTGGGCCTCCACGGCTACTTCATTGTTCTCTTTTCCCTCCACCTTCAGCGCTCTCCTCTCCTCCTCTCTGACCAAGTACGCGACGCCGTTCCTTCTTCTTGGGATCCGCCCGCCCTTGCAAG ATTCATTGAGAAATATGGGACGCACGTCATTGTGGGGCTGAGCATTGGTGGCGAGGATGTGGTGGTAGTAAGGCAAGAAAGTTGTTCTAACCTGGAGCCATCGCAGCTCAAGAATCACTTGGACGAGCTCGGTGAGCAGCTCTTCACTGGGACATGCACCTTCTCCCCCCACCCCCATAATAAGACCAAGGACCAAAAGCTCAAG CCACCCGAAGCTTTCAATGTGTTTGATCCTCAACCCGTTTCCTTCAATAGCTTCTCAGCTGTCTCGTCAAAAGAT GGCATCAGTGTGATTTGCTGGAAAAGGGGCGGAGACACATCGGCAGATAGCCACTGTGAATGGCTGCCAACAGTGGCATCAATGCCGGATGCAATTCACTTCAGCTTCATACCTATAACATCTCTTCTTAAAGGTGTTCCAGGCAAAGGCTTCTTGTCACATGCCATCAACCTCTACATGCGAT ACAAGCCTCCATTAGTTGATTTAGAGTACTTCTTGGACTTCCAAGGGCACAAGATCTGGGCTCCCATTCACAATGACCTTCCCCTAGGCCCATTAGCCATAAACAAGGCCATTCGGACGCCAGCCCTCCAATTCAACCTCATGGGCCCTAAACTCTTGGTCAACACTAGccag GTTACATCCGGGAGGAGACCGGTCACTGGGATGCGGTTTTATCTTGAAGGCATGAAATGCaacag GTTGGCCATTCACCTCCAGCATCTGTCCAACACTCCGATGATGTTCCAAAGCAAGATTGACGACGCGGTAAGCAATTGGCGAGGGTCAGAAGAAGTTGGCGACCATCGATACATAGAAGCCGTCCAGTGGAAAAAATTCTCTCACGTCTGCACAGCTCCAGTCAAGTACGATCCCAATTGGGCTCCCAAGAATGGTCAGATCAGTACCGCGGCATACATTGTCACCGGCGCTCAGCTTCACGTCAAGAAGCACGATTCCAAGACCGTGCTTCACCTCCGCCTCTTGTTCTCCAAGATCTCAGACTTCTGCGTGGTGCAGTCCACTTGGGTGGAAAGCCCGTCGCAGCAGCATAATTCCCAGAGATCATCGGGCTTGTTCTCTGCGTTGAGCAGCTCCATGACTGGCAGTCACaaggaaaaggagaaaaagcCGGCGGTGGTTGTGGATTCCGGGGTGTATCCGACGGGCCCTCCGGTGCCCGTGCCGGTGTCGAACCAGAAGCTCTTGAAGTTTGTGGACTTGGCACAGTTGTGCCGGGGGCCGTTGGATGGGCCGGGGCATTGGGTGGTGACCGGAGCTCGGCTGGACTTGGAGAGGGGCAAGATATGTGTCCATGTTAAGTTCTCTTTGATCAACAAATGTTAA